The nucleotide sequence ACGGTTAAGTTTTCAAAACCTGTTGCTGTAACGGCAATATTGTCTTCTATGCGAATGCCAATGCCACGCCATTTTTCGTCTACGCTACGATCTGACAATGGGATATAAATACCCGGTTCAATGGTCAGTACCATACCTTGGGCAAAAGGACGTAATTGCTCTCTTTGCTCATTTGGCTGGTAATCACCAACATCATGCACATCAAGCCCTAACCAATGACCAAGGCCGTGAATAAAGTATTTTTTACATGCTTTTTGCGCTAATAATACGCTTAAATCACCAGTCAGTATGCCTAAGTCATACAAACCTTTCGTGAGAAAATTACACACAATACGATTTAGCCCTGCAAATGTTTGTGTTGGCTTTATTGCGTTAATAGCAAGGTTTTGGCTATCAAGTACCAATTGATAAATCGTTTTTTGAGCATCGTTGAAGCGCCCGTTAATCGGGAATGTGCGTGTAATGTCTGCCGCATAACCGGCAAGTTCACCACCGGCATCAATCAATAGTAAGTCGTTGTTATTTAACTTATCGTCATTGTCGGTGTAATGCAAAATGTTAGCATTATCGCCGCCCGCAACAATAGAACCATAAGCAGGATAACGAGCGCCATTCGTGGCAAACTCGTGCAATAGCTCGGCTTCTATTTGATACTCGAATTTTCCAGCTTGCGCTTGTTGCATCGCTCTTTGGTGTGCTGCGCCGCTAATAAGATTAACTTGGCGCATAATATCGAGCTCAGCAGTCGACTTATGTAAGCGCATTTCAGCAATTATATCGCTACAATCAACTAATGATGATGGTGCTTTAACGCCCATACGAGCAGATTTTCTAATTTGGCTTAACCAGGCAAGCACTTGCTGTTCGAATTCGTTTTTTTCTTGTAAACAAATTAAAACCGAGGTTTTACCGACCATTAAAGGTAATAATTGATCTTCAATTTCCACTAAGCTAAAGCATTGATCAACATGATAGTTTTCAATCGCTTTTACTTGTCCAACTCGTCGGCCATGCCAAACTTCTTGTAATGAGTCTTTTTCTCGAGAAAATAAAATACTTTGCGCAGGTTTTGATGTGTCACCTTTGATCATGGCTAAAACAGCATCAGGCTCGTTAAATCCGGTCAGGTAATAAAAGTTTTTATTTTGGCAAAATGGATATTCGGTGTCATTACTGCGAGTCACTTCTTTTGAGGCAGTAATTAGCGCAATACTGTTTTCAGGCATTTGCGCAATGAAGTTATTTCTGCGCTGACAAAATTCAGCAACGGGTAATAGGGTATTTTTTATCATGGCTACCAGCTCACTGTTTTAGCATTAAGTATTCATTTAAAGAAGATGCTGTGGGCTAAGTTAAAGCTTAATCTAACCTTAATTTAGCCCACAATAATTATTGGCATTAAGCTTAATGTAGCGTTGCTTCTTTGTCCTGCGAGACTGGCGGCACACCTAACTCGGTAAAACAAAGTAGTGCTGAAATTCTCACGTACTCGGCAATTTCGAAATAGGCTTGTTCAGTGGCTTCGTTTTCTTCCATTTCGTCTGACAAGTTAGCAATTTCACCAAAATCTGTCAGTACTTCTTTAACATCGTCAGAAAAAGTCGTGTTTTTGGTTTGCTGTAAACCAAAACCTAAATTAAAACCTTGTACCCACTGACCTAATGCATGACCACGTTCAATAATTGAGTCGTCGTCATCAGGCAGCATTAATTGGAAACTGTATGATTCATCGAGAATCTGTTGCCAAATATCACTGTAAAGGTCTTTTACTAAACTTTTAACGTTGCTAGGCAAGCCCTCAGCATTATTAAGCATGTCATTTACCATAGCGATATAGTCGCTACTTTCAAAGACAAAGCCTGCAGCGATCAAGCCTGTAAGCACACCATGAATTTCAGAAGCATGTGCCTCTACGCTTTCAGTGGTTAAAATTGCTTGTGCGGAGGAAAAGTCTAACGTGGTGCTATCAGCCATAAAAATATCAGTTCAATCAGGGGTATATTGCTGGCTATCTTAACATTGGCCTAGCATTGATTCCAGAAAAAAACCATAGAGATCACTTGCATAGTGTAACACTCACCGTTATAGTTCCACTTTATGGCATACTAAGTTTTAGTTATCCTTACTTTTCTTAGTATTAGAAGCCAGTAACGCAATATTTTGAACTGACCATTCAATAAACTAAATAATGCATTGAGAATAGTTAAGTAATGAGCCAACACACTGTAACAATAAATGTTGCCAACAAACGATTAAAAATCGCTTGTCCTGCTGGCCATGAATCTGCTTTATTACAAGCAGCAAGTGAGATAAACAGACGCTTGGACCATGACTCAAAGAAAAAGCACTCGGCAAAAACACCTGAACAAGCATTAGTGATGATGTCATTAAACCTTGCTGATGACTTGATTAAAGCACGTGCTGAATTAGAGCTTGAGCGCGAAAAAATGCAAAGCAAAATAGAATTGCTTCAAGACACCATAGAACTTGCCGTAAATCCTACTAAAACCGCTTAATCTGTACTGACACTCCTCGTTAAATTTCATCGAATAGTATTTCTGTTTAAAGAAACTTCAATTTGTTCAAGCATTAAGCAGTCAGGTCTTACAAGTAATAAAAGACTTAATTCGGCCGACATTATTCGCTATAATGATTTTGCTTTCTGGGGTGTTCGTTTGTGAACTATGTCCCTGAGCCGATAAGTTTTAACTAAGGATGTTGATTATTAACTATTGTGCAAGCCCGGCTCGTATCGGGAAGCCTACGGTTAGCATGATATTTCCGCCCTGAACACCCGGTGTTCAGGACTATGTGAACGGCGGCACCTTGGAAGGCACTTAAATTTCCTCTTCAAATTATTCAACTTCAAATACCACATTAAATATATCAACCATATTTCCGCGCAGCTCTAGAAAAGCACCCGGTGTTCAGGACTATCTGAACGGCGGCACCTTGGAAGGCACTAAAATTTCCTCTTCAAATTATTCGACCTCAAATACCAAGTTAAATATATCAACCATATTTCCGCGCAACTCTAGAAAAGCACCCGGTATTCAAGACTATCTGAACGGCGGTACCTTGGAAGGCACTTAAATTCCCTCTTGATTAAATATATCAACCATATTTCCGCGCAACTCTAGGAAAGCACCCGGTGTTCAGGACTATGTGAACGGCGGCACCTTGGAAGGTACTTATTCTCTCCTGGTAATCCAAATACCACATTAAATATATCAACGATATTTCCACGCAGCTCAAGAAAAGCACCCGGTATTCAGGACTATGTGAACGGCGGCACCTTGGAAGGCACTTAAATTTCCTCCCGTAATTTACTCAAATACCATATTCAACTAAGATACTTTCAATTAAATATATCAACCATATTTCCGCGCAACTCTAGAAAAGCACCCGGTGTTCAGGACTATGTGAACGGCGGCACCTTGGAAGGCACTTAATCTCCTCCTGTAATTTACTCAAATACCATATTCAACTAAGATACTTTCAATTAAATATATCAACCATATTTCCGCGCAACTCTAGAAAAGCACCCAGTGTTCAGGACTATGTGAACGGCGGCACCTTGGAAGGCACTTAAATTCCTCAAGTATTCAAATCTATTTTTACTTCCATAGACTAATTTACATCAATTAAAAATATCAGCCATATTTTCGCGCACCTCTGGAAAACAGAACAATGCACGGCTCACTTTATTTAACATTAGCGCATGTGTTTGTTTCTCTATCACTTTTCTATTTTTCTATTTTTCTATTTTTCTCTCCATATAATGCAGGACATCCAACAAACAGAGCTTTAATTGACTCTTATCACTCATTTTTAAAATAATTAACGTTATACCTTGCAATGCAAATACAAACCATTATCATTTGCGTCAAATTTAAAGTCGTCATGTAATTATTGTATTTTATAAGGATTTTGTTCAATGAATGTTAAGAACTACTCAATCATCGCACTTGCTGTTTGTGCCACCTTCACCGTTAACGCAAAAGCAGATGATCAATCAGCTGATTTTAAAGATATTGAAAGAGTTATTGTTACGGGAAGTCGCATTGAAGAAAGTCTTGATGAAGTACCCGCATCAGTATCAATTATCGATAATAAAACCTTAATGCAAGATTTGCTGACATCAGCAGAAATACAAACGATGCTTGCACTTCATGTACCCGGCATGGGTGCTGCAAATACCGGCACTAATACTAACTCAGGACAATCTCTGCGTGGCAGAAGTGCATTAGTAATGATTGATGGTGTGCCACAATCAACACCATTGCGTAACGGTAAACTTGGAATACGCTCATTAGACCCAAGTGTTATCGAACGTATTGAAGTGATAAAAGGTGCCACCTCTATCTATGGCAATGGTGCTGCTGGCGGTATTATTAATTACATTACGAAAACAGCGAGTAGTGAAAAAGCATTATCAGGACGAGTAGCTGTTAGTAGCAGTTTTTCAACCGTCAAGTTTGAAGATAGTGCTGGGCGACGTATTGAAACTGAAATAGACGGTACGCTAGGAAATTTTGATTACGTGGTTAGTGTTGTTAGCGATGAGTCTGGCGTTGTCCGTGATGCTGAAGGCGATGTACTAGGACTGACTTATGGCTTATCAAATTTCAAATCTGATAATCTATTTACCAAATTCAATTATTACATTGATGACTTACGTTCACTGCAATTTAGTTATAATTACTTTGAAGGTCAGCAAGATAGCGACTACATTGCCGTTGAAGGTGATGTAAATTCAGGTATTAAAAGCCATGCAATTGAAAATGTAGACCACATTAAGGTACCTGGTGATCCACAAGGTCCTCGTGGTAATCACAATGCAAGATTACAGTATCGTGATATGGAGGTCTTTGATAATACTGACTTTACCGTTGATGCTTATTGGCAGAAAATCGAAAATGTGTTCTTTTATCATGAAAAATTCAAAGATGACGGGCTAGGTTTTGTTGGTGGTCAGTCGATGATCACGTCAGATAAAACCGGTTTACGTTTAAACTTTAATACCATTTTTGACTTCGATAACATTGAAACCACACTTATTTATGGTGTTGATATTTTAAATGACACTACCACTCAACCGCTGGTAGATGGTCGTATGTGGACACCAGAAATGGACATGGATAATATTGCTGGTTATTTACAAGCTAAAGTAATATTCGATGAAAATTGGGTTGTAAAAGCAGGTGTACGTCAAGAATCAATAGAAATTGGCGTTGATGATTTTAGTACCCTGATGATCTGTAATCCCGGTAAAGATTGTACAGTACCAGTCGCAGTTTCAGGCGGAACACTAAAATATGACGCCACGACTTATAATGTTGGCCTACGTTATAGTAATAGTGAGCTTTTCAGCCCATTTATTAGTTACTCAGAAGGTTTTGATATTGCCAATGTCGGTAGCTTATTGCGTGATGCTAAATTCAATCAATTAAGCCAACTTGATACTGAAGCTTCTATTGTTAAAAATTCTGAAATCGGTTTCAGCAGCCAATACGAAAATATTCACCTAGAAATGGCTGCATTTTATTCTACCAATAACTATGGCGGCAATATGGTGGAAGATCCTGTCACCGGCACCTATAGGCTAGAGCGTGCACCGCAAAAAATATGGGGCTACGAAGCAGCCGTTGACATGGCATTAACCGAAAGTATTGATGTTGGGTTTAGTTACAGTTGGTCTGAAGGTAAAAACAAAGCTAACGATACTTATCTTGATGGCGGCTCTATTAACCCACCTAAAGTTACCGCTTATGCTAATTATCAAGCGAGTGAAAAGCTACGTTTAGCGATTAATTATATTGGGGTTGGTAGTCGTGATCGCTTTGAATCTGTTGATGGTAAATATAGTGGTAGAACAGCACCAGTTTCGTCATATAATGTAATAAATGCATCGGCTAGCTACAACATTAGTGAAGAGTTACGTGTATCTGCAGGTATCGAAAACCTGTTTAACAATGATTACTTTTCTCATATTGCTCAGTCACATACATTTACTGGCTGGAATGTTAAAGGTAAAGGACGCACGATGAACTTAGGTTTGGCTTATAATTTTTAATGTTAAAAACTTTTTATAACAATAGCGCTTTTTTTGATGAATATCGTCGGATCATAACCTGTGTTTAAGCAATGGTTTAGGCGTGTTCATCTTATCCTAGCGATACTTATGGTTTTCTTTTTGATTAACCTAAGTATTTCTGGGGCGCTATTAGTATTCGGTAAGGAAATACAAAATAACATCCAGCCGGAACAATGGCAGGTTAAACCTCAAGTCAATTTACTACCGCTTTCTCAGTTAATCTCGATAGCTGAAACTAGCCGTGGTCATTCAGTGAAACGCATTCAATTAGCCCCCGAAAAAGATAAAGCGTGGCAAATCCAATTCGATAGTGGTGAACAACTGAGTATTAATCCTTTTAATGGTGAAATTCTCCATCGTTATTTAGAAGAAGATAGTTTTTATGGTTTTGTAATGGCTTGGCATCGCTGGTTATTGCTGCGCGATGATTCAAACGAAAAACCACTGAAAATATTAATATCGATCACCAGTTTGCTGTTGATTATAGAAATGATCATAGGTTTATCGCTGTGGCTTAAACCCAAAAAGAGACTTAAGCGCTTAAAAATAAATCTTAAAGCGAAGCCAAGAGTAAAGTATTACCAATTGCATACCGTCGTTGGCGTATTTGCCTTTATCCCTTTATTACTCATTGCTGTTTCTGGTATGGCGTTTAACTGGCAAAGCCAAATAAAGTGGGGGCTAGAAACGTTAGCTGCACAACCGGTTGAACAAATCCAACACCCTACGATTGCTGATACAGAGCAAACGCTGAAATTAGATCTCGCATTTAGTCATGGTATAAAAAGCATGGGCGAAGGTGAGTTATACCGAATTTATTTACCTGTTGGCGATCAAGCGCTAAAACTTAGAGTTAAAATGCCTGATGAGTTTTTTGCTTATAGTTGGGTATGGATAAATCCATATACTGGCGAAGTGATAAAAACCTACGATGCCAGCACTGCAAACTTAGCAACCCGAATTTGGAATTTTAAATATACCTTTCATATTGGTAACTTTTTTGGCACAGGCTTTAAGTTTGTCTGGCTATTAGTCGCGTTATTACCCGCTGCCTTTTCAATCACGGGTCTTTGGCTATTTTTTAAAAGAACTCGACGTAATAAGCCTTTGCCAGCGACGAGGTAAATGTGCGCGATGTAAGTTGGTTAGCATAGTAAAGTAAACTTGGTCATGGAGTGTTCCTGTTTATAGACGACAGTGTATAAAAAACATTGTGCTACTTCCGTGCGGCGCTATTGTGTAATGCATAGTGTGCTAATTTGTTGTAGAACATTACATTGGCAGGCTTTTCTTTGATGGGATGCTCTCTGCGATAAAATATTTATAGATCTCATTTGCCGGTTAATAATATACTGACCATAACTAACTACACGATGATTTAAACTGTGCTTATTTAATGCCCTCGCCAAAAAAAATTGATGTAAAAGCACTTAACCCAATATTAAGCAATGAATCGCCTGCAACCAACACTGATGCCATTGGTATATTTGATTCTGGCGTCGGTGGATTATCGATTGCACAGTGTATTGAACAACAGCTCCCCAATGAACACTTGCTCTATGTTGCTGACACCCTCAATGCGCCTTATGGTGAAAAGTCGACAATATTTATTCAACAGCGAGTTAATAGCATTGCTCAATGGTTTATTGAACGTAAGGTTAAAGCGATTGTTGTTGCTTGCAATACTGCCACCGTTAGCGCCATTGACCAACTACGTAAGAATATTTCGATTCCAGTTATTGGTGTCGAACCGGCGATAAAGCCTGCGGTTACGATAAGTAAAAGCAAAAAAGTCGCCATATTAGTCACGAAAGCTACCGCAGATAATCAGCGTTTTTTGGCTTTAGTGGCACAATATAGTCACCTTAGTGATGTAACAGTTCAACCTTGCCCTGGTCTTGTTGAACTAATTGAACAAGATAAAAAAAGCTCTGTCGAATGCAAACTTTTACTTCGCACCTACTTACAGCCTTTACTTGATAAAGGGGTTGATACTATTGTGCTAGGTTGCACTCATTATCCATTAGTAAAAACATTGATCAGTGAAATATGCGGCGATAGCGTGGCTATTATGGAAACAGCACAACCCGTAACTCAGCAGTTGCAACGCCAACTCGCCTCACATCTATTGATTAATCCCAATACGGCATTAGCGACAACTCAATTTTACAGCTCTAAAAGTGGCGCAGATCAAGAAGCGCTGTTTAGTCATATTTTACAACGCCCGGTGATATTGAATCGTTATCCTTGAGTTCTTTTCTAGCCGCATAGTTAACTAACCTGAACTCTGGATAAGCAGCACTTGCTCAATCCTCCCTTTTAACCCATTTTCTGCGTTAAAACGTCGATAAATAGCTCGCTATTCATTTTACTTTGCCACCTAAGCTTTTGATTCACTTGAGTATCAAGCACTCATTATCCAGAGTTCAGGTTAACTAAGTTTTTTAGCTCACTATTTGGTTAGCTTTTTGGTTAGCGAGAAAAAACTTTCAGTCTTTTAAACGTAAAAAAGTAAATACTTAGTGTTATTTTGTATTGCTCAGAGACGTTTAGCCATCTAGGCGTAAAAAATTCTAGAAAATAATTAATTAAACAGTTAGAATATCGCCATTAAAGCAATTTTTGTTTTTCAATTAATTTTTACGAGGGTTTATGTCTACACACCTTTTTACTTCTGAGTCAGTATCAGAAGGACATCCGGATAAAATTGCCGATCAAATTTCTGATGCGGTTTTAGATGCTATTATTGCCAAAGACAAACATGCACGTGTTGCCTGTGAAACCATGGTAAAAACTGGTGTTGCTATTATTTCAGGTGAAGTTACGACTTCAGCATGGGTAGATTTAGAAAGAATTACCCGTGATGTTATTTCAGATATCGGCTACACATCTTCGGATGTTGGTTTTGATGGCGAAACATGTGGCATCATGAATTTAATTGGCCAACAATCTCCAGAAATAGCGCAAGGCGTTGACCGCGTAAAACCTGAAGATCAAGGTGCTGGTGACCAAGGCTTAATGTTTGGTTATGCAACTAATGAAACTGAAACATTGATGCCTGCCCCGCTTTACTATTCGCATCGTTTAGTTGAGCGCCAAGCTGAAGCACGTAAATCAGGTATTTTACCTTGGTTACGTCCTGATGCAAAAAGCCAAGTGACATTTATCTATAAAGATAACAAGCCAGTTGCTATTGATACTGTGGTACTTTCAACGCAACACAACCCAGACATCAAGCAAGCTGATCTTCACAGTGCAGTAATGGAAAACATTATTAAGCATGTTTTACCTGAAGAGCTATTAACTAAAGACACTAAATATCATATCAACCCAACGGGTCGTTTTGTTATTGGTGGTCCTGTTGGCGATTGTGGTTTAACCGGTCGTAAAATTATTGTTGATACTTACGGCGGTATGGCACGTCACGGTGGTGGTGCTTTTTCTGGTAAAGATCCATCAAAAGTTGATCGCAGCGCTGCTTATGCAGGTCGTTATGTTGCTAAAAACATTGTCGCTGCAGGTTTAGCCGATCGTTGTGAAATTCAAATATCTTATGCGATTGGTGTTGCTGAGCCAACGTCAATCTCAATTGATACTTTTGGCACAGGTAAAGTATCTGAAGAGCGCTTAGTTGAACTTGTTCGCGAACATTTTGACTTACGCCCATACGGCATTACTAAGATGTTAGATCTACTGCACCCTATGTATAAGCAAACAGCTGCTTATGGTCACTTTGGTCGTGAACCATTTGAAATGACGGTTGGTGATGATACTTTCACAGCATTTAGTTGGGAAAAAACAGACCGAGCTGAAGCCTTACGTTTATCAGCTGGTATTTAATACCTCCAGTATTTCAATGCTAATTAAAAAACCGCTTATTAAGCGGTTTTTTTGTATCTACCACTGCCATTAAGCCTGGCCTAAATATTCAATAGCTGCATTAAAAGCCCATCGTTATTACTCGGCAACATACTCCTGCATTGTACTATTGGCTTACATCTATACCCAAGCCACTTGAAGATGCATATTCAAGTGGCTTGGGTATATATAAGAATAAATCAAGCACGTTTCTCTTGAACGATTAAACTCATTTTTAATTCATTACTTACTGAATACAATGACTATAAGCCAATATTAATATAGGAAAA is from Colwellia sp. Arc7-635 and encodes:
- the pepP gene encoding Xaa-Pro aminopeptidase; protein product: MIKNTLLPVAEFCQRRNNFIAQMPENSIALITASKEVTRSNDTEYPFCQNKNFYYLTGFNEPDAVLAMIKGDTSKPAQSILFSREKDSLQEVWHGRRVGQVKAIENYHVDQCFSLVEIEDQLLPLMVGKTSVLICLQEKNEFEQQVLAWLSQIRKSARMGVKAPSSLVDCSDIIAEMRLHKSTAELDIMRQVNLISGAAHQRAMQQAQAGKFEYQIEAELLHEFATNGARYPAYGSIVAGGDNANILHYTDNDDKLNNNDLLLIDAGGELAGYAADITRTFPINGRFNDAQKTIYQLVLDSQNLAINAIKPTQTFAGLNRIVCNFLTKGLYDLGILTGDLSVLLAQKACKKYFIHGLGHWLGLDVHDVGDYQPNEQREQLRPFAQGMVLTIEPGIYIPLSDRSVDEKWRGIGIRIEDNIAVTATGFENLTVNAPKTIVDIEAVMAK
- a CDS encoding UPF0149 family protein — its product is MADSTTLDFSSAQAILTTESVEAHASEIHGVLTGLIAAGFVFESSDYIAMVNDMLNNAEGLPSNVKSLVKDLYSDIWQQILDESYSFQLMLPDDDDSIIERGHALGQWVQGFNLGFGLQQTKNTTFSDDVKEVLTDFGEIANLSDEMEENEATEQAYFEIAEYVRISALLCFTELGVPPVSQDKEATLH
- a CDS encoding cell division protein ZapA, with translation MSQHTVTINVANKRLKIACPAGHESALLQAASEINRRLDHDSKKKHSAKTPEQALVMMSLNLADDLIKARAELELEREKMQSKIELLQDTIELAVNPTKTA
- a CDS encoding TonB-dependent receptor produces the protein MNVKNYSIIALAVCATFTVNAKADDQSADFKDIERVIVTGSRIEESLDEVPASVSIIDNKTLMQDLLTSAEIQTMLALHVPGMGAANTGTNTNSGQSLRGRSALVMIDGVPQSTPLRNGKLGIRSLDPSVIERIEVIKGATSIYGNGAAGGIINYITKTASSEKALSGRVAVSSSFSTVKFEDSAGRRIETEIDGTLGNFDYVVSVVSDESGVVRDAEGDVLGLTYGLSNFKSDNLFTKFNYYIDDLRSLQFSYNYFEGQQDSDYIAVEGDVNSGIKSHAIENVDHIKVPGDPQGPRGNHNARLQYRDMEVFDNTDFTVDAYWQKIENVFFYHEKFKDDGLGFVGGQSMITSDKTGLRLNFNTIFDFDNIETTLIYGVDILNDTTTQPLVDGRMWTPEMDMDNIAGYLQAKVIFDENWVVKAGVRQESIEIGVDDFSTLMICNPGKDCTVPVAVSGGTLKYDATTYNVGLRYSNSELFSPFISYSEGFDIANVGSLLRDAKFNQLSQLDTEASIVKNSEIGFSSQYENIHLEMAAFYSTNNYGGNMVEDPVTGTYRLERAPQKIWGYEAAVDMALTESIDVGFSYSWSEGKNKANDTYLDGGSINPPKVTAYANYQASEKLRLAINYIGVGSRDRFESVDGKYSGRTAPVSSYNVINASASYNISEELRVSAGIENLFNNDYFSHIAQSHTFTGWNVKGKGRTMNLGLAYNF
- a CDS encoding PepSY-associated TM helix domain-containing protein yields the protein MFKQWFRRVHLILAILMVFFLINLSISGALLVFGKEIQNNIQPEQWQVKPQVNLLPLSQLISIAETSRGHSVKRIQLAPEKDKAWQIQFDSGEQLSINPFNGEILHRYLEEDSFYGFVMAWHRWLLLRDDSNEKPLKILISITSLLLIIEMIIGLSLWLKPKKRLKRLKINLKAKPRVKYYQLHTVVGVFAFIPLLLIAVSGMAFNWQSQIKWGLETLAAQPVEQIQHPTIADTEQTLKLDLAFSHGIKSMGEGELYRIYLPVGDQALKLRVKMPDEFFAYSWVWINPYTGEVIKTYDASTANLATRIWNFKYTFHIGNFFGTGFKFVWLLVALLPAAFSITGLWLFFKRTRRNKPLPATR
- the murI gene encoding glutamate racemase; translation: MPSPKKIDVKALNPILSNESPATNTDAIGIFDSGVGGLSIAQCIEQQLPNEHLLYVADTLNAPYGEKSTIFIQQRVNSIAQWFIERKVKAIVVACNTATVSAIDQLRKNISIPVIGVEPAIKPAVTISKSKKVAILVTKATADNQRFLALVAQYSHLSDVTVQPCPGLVELIEQDKKSSVECKLLLRTYLQPLLDKGVDTIVLGCTHYPLVKTLISEICGDSVAIMETAQPVTQQLQRQLASHLLINPNTALATTQFYSSKSGADQEALFSHILQRPVILNRYP
- the metK gene encoding methionine adenosyltransferase encodes the protein MSTHLFTSESVSEGHPDKIADQISDAVLDAIIAKDKHARVACETMVKTGVAIISGEVTTSAWVDLERITRDVISDIGYTSSDVGFDGETCGIMNLIGQQSPEIAQGVDRVKPEDQGAGDQGLMFGYATNETETLMPAPLYYSHRLVERQAEARKSGILPWLRPDAKSQVTFIYKDNKPVAIDTVVLSTQHNPDIKQADLHSAVMENIIKHVLPEELLTKDTKYHINPTGRFVIGGPVGDCGLTGRKIIVDTYGGMARHGGGAFSGKDPSKVDRSAAYAGRYVAKNIVAAGLADRCEIQISYAIGVAEPTSISIDTFGTGKVSEERLVELVREHFDLRPYGITKMLDLLHPMYKQTAAYGHFGREPFEMTVGDDTFTAFSWEKTDRAEALRLSAGI